Proteins encoded together in one Buchnera aphidicola (Cinara piceae) window:
- a CDS encoding integration host factor subunit alpha, which produces MVLTKAEISDYLFDKLELSKQDIKNLVEIFFEEVRKSLEIGEEVKLSGFGNFYLRDKKQRPGRNPKTGENVSISARRVVVFKPGQKLRNRVESLKYVNMKNNIT; this is translated from the coding sequence ATGGTATTAACTAAAGCAGAAATTTCAGATTATTTATTTGATAAATTAGAATTAAGCAAACAAGATATAAAAAATTTAGTAGAAATTTTTTTTGAAGAAGTACGTAAATCATTAGAAATTGGAGAAGAAGTAAAATTATCTGGTTTTGGTAATTTTTATTTAAGAGATAAAAAACAAAGACCCGGAAGAAACCCTAAAACAGGTGAAAATGTTTCTATCTCAGCTCGAAGGGTGGTCGTTTTTAAGCCTGGTCAGAAATTACGTAATCGAGTAGAATCATTGAAATATGTAAATATGAAAAATAATATTACGTAA
- the pheT gene encoding phenylalanine--tRNA ligase subunit beta, whose translation MKFGEEWLRKWINPSISGKNICKQLTKFGCEAEYIKEKNILYLNTVIGQIIAKKVYNIDKKLIIYTICICQNQNILILHKETKYLLIGTKVPVILSKSFLKKTINTSSLNLNLNISHCMLGSYNRLYIEKDNHDIIVLEDDSKIGLNFNDYYHKNNYIMRLFTPFNRIDLRSIWGLSREIAILNNLPLPHLKYKSFLNQKKLSSFNCNIDIQTNNIQYIFCELYSIKFKSILPFWIQDRLRRSDILTNNIITNILNYIFMETGHFLHVFDLDKLNKNLFIKSIEKKKIIKTIYNKNFSLPKNTIVLSDNKNILSFEDMQYSNFAEINHSTKNLFLGSICFDNQFLQERNIFIPIIHKKTECLKYNIYPNIQKNIFQYTQKLIIDICGGVSSKFKQYNTNNGVFFSNLLLLEIRKLNKISGSIFTKKDVISILDHGYFSYYENNNIFFVTPPYWRSDIIIVEDLISEIIRIYDYENIKSMPPREYINNFLNKQEKISLSRIKLFLSDRGYCEIISYSFINPMIQKYFVSQSNILKIQNPISNDMSDMRLSLWIGLINCISYNQKRQQESIRIFETGLCFFLKKEDKNKIIQNEYLSIAMSGFISRREWYLKNRKFDFYDLKGDVESILNICGKLECIEFISENFIGLCSDKSAGIYLSGQLIGRIGVLDITFHHLFDLKDPVILFEIMWKKICSRNSIHVKYISILPSSKRDISIIVSQNILTKDILKICYSNISIKNTNINICDVYMGSNIPPKKKSVSICFIFNSTKNTLKEFDINLNILQCITALKNKLGATLRE comes from the coding sequence ATGAAGTTTGGTGAAGAGTGGTTACGAAAATGGATTAATCCGTCTATTTCAGGTAAAAATATATGTAAACAATTAACAAAATTTGGTTGTGAAGCGGAATATATTAAAGAAAAAAATATTCTTTATTTAAACACGGTTATAGGTCAGATTATTGCGAAAAAAGTATATAATATTGATAAAAAATTGATTATATATACAATATGTATATGTCAGAATCAAAATATTCTTATACTACATAAAGAAACCAAGTATTTATTAATTGGGACTAAAGTACCAGTTATTTTATCTAAATCTTTTTTAAAAAAAACTATTAATACATCATCATTAAATTTAAATTTAAATATTTCACATTGTATGTTAGGTTCTTATAATAGATTATATATAGAAAAAGATAATCATGATATTATTGTTCTTGAAGATGATTCTAAAATAGGATTAAATTTTAATGACTATTATCATAAAAATAATTATATAATGAGGTTATTTACCCCCTTTAATCGTATAGATTTACGTTCTATTTGGGGTTTATCTAGAGAGATTGCAATATTAAATAATTTACCTTTACCCCATTTAAAATATAAATCTTTTTTAAATCAGAAAAAACTTTCTTCATTCAATTGTAATATTGATATTCAAACTAATAATATACAATATATTTTTTGTGAATTATATTCAATAAAATTTAAATCCATATTACCTTTTTGGATACAAGATCGATTAAGAAGATCTGATATATTAACTAATAATATTATTACTAATATTCTTAATTATATATTTATGGAAACAGGACATTTTTTGCATGTATTTGATTTAGATAAATTAAATAAAAATTTATTTATTAAAAGTATAGAAAAAAAGAAAATAATTAAAACTATATATAATAAGAATTTTTCTTTACCGAAAAATACTATTGTTTTATCAGATAATAAAAATATTTTATCTTTTGAAGATATGCAATATTCTAATTTTGCAGAAATTAATCACTCTACTAAAAATTTATTTTTAGGATCTATTTGTTTCGATAATCAATTTTTACAGGAAAGAAATATATTTATTCCTATAATACATAAAAAAACAGAATGTTTAAAATATAATATATATCCTAATATACAAAAAAATATTTTTCAATATACACAAAAATTAATAATTGATATATGTGGAGGAGTATCTTCAAAATTTAAACAATATAATACGAATAATGGTGTTTTTTTTTCTAATTTATTATTATTAGAAATTAGAAAATTAAATAAAATTTCTGGAAGTATTTTTACTAAAAAAGATGTAATATCTATTTTAGATCATGGTTATTTTTCTTATTATGAAAATAATAATATTTTTTTTGTTACTCCTCCATATTGGCGTTCTGATATTATTATTGTTGAAGATTTAATTAGTGAAATTATTCGTATTTATGATTATGAAAATATTAAATCAATGCCACCAAGAGAATATATAAATAATTTTTTAAATAAACAAGAAAAAATATCATTATCAAGAATTAAATTATTTCTTTCAGATCGCGGATACTGTGAAATTATTTCTTATAGTTTTATAAATCCTATGATACAAAAATATTTTGTGTCACAATCTAATATACTTAAAATTCAAAATCCTATTTCTAATGATATGTCTGATATGAGATTATCTTTATGGATTGGTTTAATAAACTGCATTTCTTATAATCAAAAACGTCAACAAGAATCTATTCGTATTTTTGAAACTGGACTATGTTTCTTTTTAAAAAAAGAAGATAAGAATAAAATTATTCAAAATGAATATTTATCTATAGCAATGAGCGGGTTTATTAGTCGCCGTGAGTGGTATTTAAAAAATAGAAAATTTGATTTTTATGATTTAAAAGGTGATGTTGAATCTATTTTAAATATTTGTGGAAAATTAGAATGTATAGAATTTATTTCAGAAAATTTTATTGGTTTATGTTCTGATAAAAGTGCTGGTATTTATTTATCCGGTCAATTAATTGGTCGAATTGGAGTATTAGACATTACTTTTCATCATCTTTTTGATTTAAAGGATCCAGTTATATTATTTGAAATTATGTGGAAAAAAATTTGTAGTCGAAATTCTATTCATGTAAAATATATATCTATTTTACCAAGCAGTAAAAGAGATATTTCTATAATCGTTTCACAAAATATTTTAACTAAAGATATTCTTAAGATATGTTATAGTAATATTAGTATAAAAAATACTAATATAAATATATGTGATGTATATATGGGATCAAATATACCTCCTAAAAAAAAGAGTGTATCTATTTGTTTTATTTTTAATAGTACGAAAAATACACTAAAAGAATTTGATATTAATTTAAATATTCTTCAATGTATTACCGCTTTAAAAAATAAATTAGGAGCAACTTTAAGAGAATAA
- the glyS gene encoding glycine--tRNA ligase subunit beta has protein sequence MNQKILLIEIQTEDLPSKELKNIAKYFYYSFKKELNKNQIKYKSITLFYTSKKIALKIFSLSYIKKSKHIKKIGPLIDIAFDKYNKKTRILKSWLKSNKITIKQTEEIQINKKQYLTYISKNKSLSLQDILKKIIPNTIKKIPLKKSMLWKKNSIKFSRPIHNIIVLLDDRIINLNIPGINSKNISYGHFLMSPKEIVINHANQYTIELFKKKYILISYEERKKSIYNQIINLTKKINKSISINNKLLKEIAISTEWPTAYLGKFKKKYLKIPVEILVYTIEDSQKYFPLYDIKTNNITNYFILISNIETINSKQIIKENEQVLYSKLNNIDFFIKQDQKINFSNRLVLLKNISFQKKIGSMYDKTLRIKEISKYISKIINSNLVLIKKSAILSKCDLTTNIITECTALQGIIGMYYALQNKEKEEVALSIKEHYLPKFSQSNLPTKKISCVISIADKIDTITGIFSIGKIPTNNKDPFALRRAAIGIIRIIIEKKININLKKIIKKSINLYNHIKKKKTIQKLILQFIFSKYISLYAKKYDKNIILSVLSLKLVNLLDIDQRINILIQFKKNNDIENILNIYKRINNILSKKQDKLKIIKVNPFSLKCTEKFTQYEKKLIQSVQFIQKKIDQKNKINYLFLLQNIQKLCPLIEDFFKNSLIYDKNIKIRSYRIFILKKIKKIFLYITNFSYL, from the coding sequence ATGAATCAAAAAATATTATTAATAGAAATACAAACAGAAGATTTACCAAGTAAAGAACTTAAAAATATAGCAAAATATTTCTATTATTCTTTTAAAAAAGAATTAAATAAAAATCAAATAAAATATAAATCAATTACTTTGTTTTATACTTCTAAAAAAATAGCTTTAAAAATTTTTTCTTTATCTTATATTAAAAAATCAAAACATATTAAAAAAATAGGACCGTTAATAGATATTGCATTTGATAAATATAATAAAAAAACAAGAATATTAAAATCATGGTTAAAATCAAATAAAATTACTATTAAACAAACAGAAGAAATTCAGATTAATAAAAAACAATATCTTACTTATATTAGTAAAAATAAATCTTTATCTTTACAGGATATATTAAAAAAAATAATACCTAATACAATAAAAAAAATACCATTAAAAAAATCTATGTTATGGAAAAAAAATTCTATTAAATTTTCTAGACCAATACATAATATAATAGTTTTATTAGATGATAGAATTATTAATTTAAATATACCAGGGATTAATTCTAAAAATATTTCTTATGGACATTTCTTAATGTCTCCAAAAGAAATAGTGATAAATCATGCAAATCAATATACTATTGAATTATTTAAAAAAAAATATATACTTATTAGTTATGAAGAAAGAAAAAAAAGTATATACAATCAAATAATAAATTTAACAAAAAAAATTAATAAATCAATTTCTATTAATAATAAATTATTAAAAGAAATAGCAATATCTACAGAATGGCCAACAGCTTATTTAGGAAAATTTAAAAAAAAATATTTAAAAATTCCGGTAGAAATACTTGTCTATACTATAGAAGATAGTCAAAAATATTTTCCATTATATGATATAAAAACAAATAATATAACTAATTACTTTATTTTAATAAGTAATATTGAGACAATCAATTCAAAACAAATAATTAAAGAAAATGAACAAGTTTTATACTCAAAACTAAATAACATTGATTTTTTTATCAAACAAGACCAAAAAATAAACTTTTCTAACAGATTAGTTTTATTAAAAAATATTTCTTTTCAAAAAAAAATTGGATCAATGTACGATAAAACATTAAGAATAAAAGAAATTAGTAAATATATTTCAAAAATTATCAATTCTAATTTAGTTTTAATAAAAAAATCCGCTATTTTATCTAAATGTGATCTTACAACCAATATAATAACAGAATGTACCGCTCTTCAAGGTATTATCGGAATGTATTATGCATTACAAAATAAAGAAAAAGAAGAAGTAGCATTATCAATTAAAGAGCATTATCTACCAAAATTTTCTCAATCAAATTTACCTACAAAAAAAATATCATGCGTTATAAGTATTGCAGATAAAATAGATACTATAACTGGAATTTTTAGTATTGGGAAAATACCAACAAATAATAAAGATCCATTTGCATTACGTAGAGCAGCTATAGGAATAATAAGAATCATCATTGAAAAAAAAATAAATATTAATTTAAAAAAAATAATTAAAAAATCAATTAATTTATATAATCATATAAAAAAAAAAAAAACAATACAAAAATTAATTTTACAATTTATATTTTCAAAATATATATCATTATACGCAAAAAAATATGATAAAAATATCATTCTTTCTGTTTTATCTCTTAAATTAGTAAATCTTTTAGATATAGATCAACGCATCAATATATTAATACAATTCAAAAAAAATAATGATATAGAAAATATTTTAAACATATATAAAAGAATTAATAATATTCTTTCTAAAAAACAAGATAAATTAAAAATAATTAAAGTTAATCCATTTTCTTTAAAATGTACAGAAAAATTTACACAGTATGAAAAGAAACTAATTCAATCTGTTCAATTTATTCAAAAAAAAATTGATCAAAAAAATAAAATAAATTATTTATTTTTATTACAAAATATTCAAAAACTATGTCCACTTATAGAAGATTTTTTTAAGAATTCTCTTATATATGATAAAAACATTAAAATACGATCATATCGTATATTTATATTAAAAAAAATAAAAAAAATATTTTTATATATAACTAATTTTTCTTATTTATAA